The Homo sapiens chromosome 16, GRCh38.p14 Primary Assembly genome includes the window GCAGCAGACCTCAGTGCCCTCTTCCCCCAGCACCGCTTTGTGCTCCGGGAGCGGCCACCCACAGTCATCATGGACCTGATCCAGAGGACCAAGGATGCCGTGCGGGAGCTGGACAACCTGCAGTACCGCAAGATGAAGAAGATCCTGTTCCAAGAGGCACCCAACGGCCCTGGTGCCGAGGCcccagaggaggaagaggtgacCCAGCTTGCCCTAACACCCCTCTTTATACCCCATGTGTGCCTGCCCCCTGCAGTTGCTtggccccttccccagccctacTCACACCACCATCTTCCCATGCTACCTCCATGCATATGCCCCAGGGCTTCCCCTTCCCTGTCCAGCAGCCTACGCCCTGTTCGCAGGAGGCCGAGCCCTACATGCACCGGGCCGGGACTCTGACCAGCCTCGAGAGTAGCCACTCAGTGCCCAGCATGTCCATCAGCGCCTCCAGCCAGAGCAGCTCCGTCAACAGCCTAGCAGATGCCTCAGACAacgaggaagaggaggaggaggaggaggaagaggaggaggaggaagaaggccCTGAAGCCCGGGAGATGGCCATGATGCAGGAGGGGGAGCACACAGTCACCTCTCACAGCTCCATTATCCACCGGCTGCCGGTACACAGCTCACCCTTGGGGGACCCGAGCCACCTGCTCTAGAACTGCCTGGGTCTTCGCCCTCCTTCCCTAAGTGCAGCACTCCTCTGAGTCTGATTGGCTGTCCTCAGGTAGCTCTCTTTGGACCCAGTGGCCTCTGAGCCTTGGGTGTTCCTTCTATCTCCCTCTAGGGCTCTGACAACCTATATGATGACCCCTACCAGCCAGAGATAACCCCCAGCCCTCTCCAGccgcctgcagccccagctcccaCTTCCACCACCTCTTCCGCCCGCCGCCGGGCCTACTGCCGTAACCGAGACCACTTTGCCACCATCCGAACCGCCTCCCTGGTGAGTGTAGCCATCCTCACTCAGCCTGCTCGCTGTctgttttttaagtctttttaagTCTAGAAATGATTTCCTCCCTGTGGCATGGGATTGAGTCTGGATTCTACCCTCATTTTCTGTtgctggctcctgcctgctcccctTAACCCTcctgcttccctcctcttcccagtGGACTGTTTTGGTCATATGGCCCAATCTGGGTGTTTCTAGCTTGGCAAACTCTTACTCCGTTTTTGTGGCCTGACTTAACTGACATCTCCTGGGTTGCCTTCCCAGGCTCCTCTGGTGAGTCAGATGCTTCACAGTTGTGTGCTGGGGAAGCCCAGTGCTGGGGGAGCCCTGTGCCTGTGGAGCCCTGTGCTGGGGGTGTCCAGTGCTGGGGAGCCCTGTGCCGGGGGTGCCCTGTGCTTGGGTGGTCCTGAACAGCATCATGATAGGTTTGCCAGATTCTGTGCCCCAGAGGGCAGGGATGGTGTTCAGATATCTGTCTCATGCCAGCAGTTAGCTCTCAGGCTTACACACAGGCCTGTGTTAACCCTCCCAGCCCCCCTGGGAGGGGAAGGGTAAGATCCCATTGGAGAAATGAGGCACCTGTGGCTCAGAGGGGCCACTTGCCCCAGTGCCTTTGGTGGCTCTCTGCTCCTGTAAGCAGGCCCTTAGTCCTCTCCTAAAATCAACTCATGGCAGTCTTTCTCAGTTCACAGGAAAAAGTGTTTAGGCTTTTCATAAAACATAgtttttcatctatgtttttaGATCACGTTCCTGCTGAGCTGCATTTGAGCGTCAACAATCCCCTTAGAGGCCACTGATTAAGTCTAGTATGTTCTTATGGCCTCTGCTTGGTGCTGGTTGTGTTCCAACAATTCTTCAGATCCCATGGTGTTGTGCGGTACTGTGCTGAGAGGTCTTGACTGCCAGGGGCTTGGCTGCCGGGACTAGTTTGAGAGCCACTCATAGAGTCAATTGAGAATGAGACCTGAGATCAGACTTTGGATGAAGGTGTCCAAGCCCAGTGTTCTTGTTATTCCAGCATCTTGTGGCCCCGATCCCACCTCAATACCTGGGGAGTGATAGGCCGACCATGTTTGCTGAAGGGGAAGGAAGCCAACACTTATTAGATAGAGTCCGAACTTACCCCACAGCCCCTATGAGGAGGTATTAtttccccatttaacagatgagggaACTGGTGCTTTGAGAAGTTAACTTACTTGAGATCACATGCTtggtaagtggcaaagctgggatttgatcCCAGGTATGTCTGACTCACTGTTTCAAATTAGTATGGATTGTTCCTACttttgtgccaggccctgtgctcgCCACCTTTTATCATTCGGCCACACCAACTTGTGATGTAGATAATATCACCATTATCCAGTTGAGGAAACAGGCTAGAGTGGCCGTGTGTGAGGAAGGTGTTAAATGAGAATGAAACCCATGAGTTGAAAACCCATGCTCTTCCCCACGGAAGACCCCTTGTGTTAATTAACTAGGGGCCAGGCTGAGCCCCAGCTCtcaccctctctccttccccaggtCAGCCGTCAGATCCAGGAGCATGAGCAGGACTCTGCGCTGCGGGAGCAGCTGAGCGGCTATAAGCGGATGCGACGACAGCACCAGAAGCAGCTGCTGGCCCTGGAGTCACGGCTGAGGGGTGAACGGGAGGAGCACAGTGCACGGCTGCAGCGGGAGCTTGAGGCGCAGCGGGCTGGCTTTGGGGCAGAGGCAGAAAAGCTGGCCCGGCGGCACCAGGCCATAGGTGAGAAGGAGGCACGAGCTGCCCAGGCCGAGGAGCGGAAGTTCCAGCAGCACATCCTTGGGCAGCAGAAGAAGGAGCTGGCTGCCCTGCTGGAGGCACAGAAGCGGACCTACAAACTTCGCAAGGAACAGCTGAAGGAGGTGAGCTAGGGCTGCTTGGGGGCGGAGCCGATGGCGAGCCAGGTGGGTCCTGACCCTGCTTCCCTCTGCACTCGCCCAGGAGCTCCAGGAGAACCCCAGCACTCCCAAGCGGGAGAAGGCCGAGTGGCTGCTGCGGCAGAAGGAGCAGCTCCAGCAGTGCCAGGCGGAGGAGGAAGCAGGGCTGCTGCGGCGGCAGCGCCAGTACTTTGAGCTGCAGTGTCGCCAGTACAAGCGCAAGATGTTGCTGGCTCGGCACAGCCTGGACCAGGACCTGCTGCGGGAGGTAGGCATCCCAATCTCTGTTCCCCTCCCGCTCACTCGTGGATCCCAGGGACCCACccttttccattttcctcattCTTGTCTTCTTTCTCCTTGGCCCTCGAGTGTTACAGTTCAGCTTTGCTTCAGTGCCCCTTTTACTTCTCATCCCCAACAGACCCTGCCAGAATTTCCTTAGGCCTCTTTTCCCAGGCCAGGGAGGAGCTTGCCTCCCCTACACCCTCATCTCCTGCCATCCCCAGCTCCCTCTGCCAAGGAGCCCTGGCCCCTCACTTCCTTGATACTGACCAGGCCCTGGGCCCTGTGTTTCTTCCGCCATCCCCAGCTCCCTCTGCCAAGGAGCCCTGGCCTCTCACTTCCTTGATACTGACCAGGCCCCGGGCCCtgcatttcttctgcctcaggaccTGAACAAGAAGCAGACCCAGAAGGACTTGGAGTGTGCACTGCTGCTTCGGCAGCACGAGGCCACGCGGGAGCTGGAGCTGCGGCAGCTCCAGGCCGTGCAGCGCACGCGGGCTGAGCTCACCCGCCTGCAGCACCAGACGGAGCTGGGCAACCAGCTGGAGTACAACAAGCGGCGTGAGCAAGAGTTGCGGCAGAAGCATGCGGCCCAGGTTCGCCAGCAGCCCAAGAGCCTCAAAGTACGTGCAGGCCAGCGCCCCCCGGGCCTTCCACTCCCCATTCCTGGGGCTCTGGGCCCACCCAACACAGGCACCCCTATAGAACAGCAGCCCTGCTCACCTGGCCAGGAGGCAGTCCTGGACCAAAGAATGCTTGGCGAGGAGGAGGAAGCAGTTGGAGAGAGAAGGATTCTGGGAAAGGAAGGGGCCACTTTGGAGCCCAAGCAGCAGAGGATTCTGGGGGAAGAATCAGGAGCCCCTAGTCCCAGTCCACAAAAACATGGGAGCCTGGTTGATGAGGAAGTTTGGGGTCTGCCTGAGGAGATAGAGGAGCTTAGGGTGCCCTCCCTTGTACCCCAGGAGAGGAGCATTGTTGGCCAGGAGGAGGCTGGGACATGGAGCTTGTGGGGGAAGGAGGATGAGAGTCTTCTGGATGAGGAGTTTGAGCTTGGCTGGGTCCAGGGCCCAGCACTGACTCCCGtccctgaggaggaggaagaagaggaagagggggcTCCGATTGGGACCCCTAGGGATCCTGGAGATGGTTGTCCTTCCCCCGACATCCCTCCTGAACCCCCTCCAACACACCTGAGGCCCTGCCCTGCCAGCCAGCTCCCTGGACTCCTGTCCCATGGCCTCCTGGCCGGCCTCTCCTTTGCAGTGGGGTCCTCCTCTGgcctcctgcccctcctgctgctgctgctgcttccatTGCTGGCAGCCCAGGGTGGGGGTGGCCTGCAGGCAGCGCTGCTGGCCCTTGAGGTGGGGCTGGTGGGTCTGGGGGCCTCCTACCTGCTCCTTTGTACAGCCCTGCACCTGCCCTCCAGTCTTTTCCTACTCCTGGCCCAGGGTACCGCACTGGGGGCCGTCCTGGGCCTGAGCTGGCGCCGAGGCCTCATGGGTGTTCCCCTGGGCCTTGGAGCTGCCTGGCTCTTAGCTTGGCCAGGCCTAGCTCTACCTCTGGTGGCTATGGCAGCGGGGGGCAGATGGGTGCGGCAGCAGGGCCCCCGGGTGCGCCGGGGCATATCTCGACTCTGGTTGCGGGTTCTGCTGCGCCTGTCACCCATGGCCTTCCGGGCCCTGCAGGGCTGTGGGGCTGTGGGGGACCGGGGTCTGTTTGCACTGTACCCCAAAACCAACAAGGATGGCTTCCGCAGCCGCCTGCCCGTCCCTGGGCCCCGGCGGCGTAATCCCCGCACCACCCAACACCCATTAGCTCTGTTGGCAAGGGTCTGGGTCCTGTGCAAGGGCTGGAACTGGCGTCTGGCACGGGCCAGCCAGGGTTTAGCATCCCACTTGCCCCCGTGGGCCATCCACACACTGGCCAGCTGGGGCCTGCTTCGGGGTGAACGGCCCACCCGAATCCCCCGGCTACTACCACGCAGCCAGCGCCAGCTAGGGCCCCCTGCCTCCCGCCAGCCACTGCCAGGGACTCTAGCCGGGCGGAGGTCACGCACCCGCCAGTCCCGGGCCCTGCCCCCCTGGAGGTAGCTGACTCCAGCCCTTCCAGCCCAAATCTAGAGCATTGAGCACTTTATCTCCCACGACTCAGTGAAGTTTCTCCAGTCCCTAGTCCTCTCTTTTCACCCACCTTCCTCAGTTTGCTCACTTACCCCAGGCCCAGCCCTTCGGACCTCTAGACAGGCAGCCTCCTCAGCTGTGGAGTCCAGCAGTCACTCTGTGTTCTCCTGGCGCTCCTCCCCTAAGTTATTGCTGTTCGCCCGCTGTGTGTGCTCATCCTCACCCTCATTGACTCAGGCctggggccaggggtggtggagggtgggaagagtcatgttttttttctcctctttgattttgtttttctgtctcccttccaacctgtccccttccccccaccaaaaaaagaaaaagacaaacacaaataaaatatctgagcGGAACTGTGCCTTTGGCCCAGGCTGCCTCTGTCTGCTTTGTCCTGCCGCCTAGCCTCCCCGGTATGCCCCCAGGCTGACCCTCGGCCCGGCTCCATGACCTCTTCACCCCATCTCCGTTATCTCAGCCCCCTCACTCCTCCAGCCTCATGCTCTCTGCCTTCATAGCTTCATTGCACCATGACCACCACCGGCTCTGGGGTCTGGGCCCCTGTAGAACTTCACCGAACTTCTTGGTCCCACAGAGCGCCTGTTTGCGGGTTCCTTCCAGAGGTCTTAGTTTCCAGGCCCTTGGTCTCCTCATCCCTTGCCTTTTCTCCCAACCATGGCTGCAGGGGACCAAATTGCTCTCCTGCATCAGGCATTACCCTAGTGGGTTGGGGGACGGGGCTGCAGACCCTCCACAGTAGGGGGTGCTGAGCTGGGGGCAACCAGGCGGAGTATGAAGGCTGTGGCAGCAGGATTGAGTGTGGGCCTGGAGTGGGAGCTGAGTGTGTGAGGGGCCGGGCTGGAATGCGGATCTGGTCAGGGTGGTAGCTGCTGGCCGGTTGAACTTGTCAGGCCCTTTCTGGCCACCTCCTTTGCCCCTTTCTCCTCTGCGGCCCAAAATGGGGCAGCCCCTTCTTACCCATTTCTCAGCTCGgtgcttctcctccttccctgccttcctccctgagCTGCTGGACCTGGGACTTCCTGTGTCTGTCCTTAGTCGTGTTGCTTTCTTCATGGGTGTTTTGTGTGACTGGTTCTTCTCGCTTGTTCTCGTGCACGTTCTCATATTTGCTCACGTGCTTCTGTCTCTAGGTCACAGTCTCTCCCTCTTTGCCTGGTCAGAGCTTCCAAGATCCTCAGTTCCCTGTCCAGTAACTCCGATGTTCTTTCTCGTGGGTATCGCACCCAACTCCGTGCACGTGCTCTTGGAACCTCTTGTCTTCTCTGCATCTCTTGCCCATCGAGACCTTCCTGATCTCTCTCAACACGATCCCACCTCtccatgtctgtctgtctgtatacagctccccccaccccctctgTCTaacatgttttctgtttctctccctctccctgtctctgcttctgtctcctctcctcttctctctcttctccccatttcccctggttgttcctcctcttcctcttcctcctcttcctcctcctcttccccgcTGCCCCCATCTCCCCTTGATCCGTCCACTGCATAGTCTAAGGAGCTGCAGATCAAGAAGCAGTTCCAGGAGACGTGTAAGATCCAGACTCGGCAGTACAAGGCTCTGCGAGCACACTTGCTGGAGACCACGCCCAAAGCTCAGCACAAGAGCCTCCTTAAGCGGCTCAAGGAAGAGCAGACCCGCAAGCTGGCGATCTTGGCGGAGCAGTATGACCAGTCCATCTCAGAGATGCTCAGCTCACAGGCGGTGAGGCCTGGGGTCCAGGGAGGGAGTGCGCTAGAGGCCAGGCTCTGTACTTTGCTTTAGAGAAATGGACGGTGCAGGGCATGCACAGAGCTGGGGCTTTTTTACTTGGGAAACTCACATACTCTCCCTCTGTTCGTGTTCTCCACAATGATTTATTTCATATTCTCCTCAGtggttttattctttctcttagtATTTTCTTAAGGTCTTGACAAAGCCATGTGCCTATTCCCAAGAACCACCAAGGAAAAGAGtggctattatttttttcctgggcCTGAGTTAGTTTAATGGGTAAACAGGGTGCAGATTAAAGTGAGTGTGGCCCTCAAGCCCATTTACTCAGACTTCTGGAGGATTTTGAAAGTTGCTGTTCTAAAAAAATGATCACACCTAACACTGGAATGGGCCACTTAAAATGTGCGGAGAGGGTGGAGAGTGGAAACGCCCCACCCAAGGCTGTTCTCTCACCCAGTCCCACCTCTCCCAGGTAACTTGTTAATAATTAactgtattttgtgttttttcagtgcacattttgaaaaattatatgaattttaaacaCAGATGGAATCATACTTTACATTTACTTTCTGTAACTtcttttttccacttaatatttctTGGACATCTTCCCCTGTCAGTACAcctgtctcattttttttacAGCATAGAATTTTCCATGGTATGgctgtaccataatttatttaacccatCCCttattggtggacatttaggttgtttccagtattttgcTATCACAACGCTTCCGTGAACACCTCGAGCACATGTGCAAGTATACCTGGGGGATAGATTCTGCAGTGTAATTGCTGTGCCACAGGGTATGACCATCTTCCATTCTGATAGATGTTGAGACCGCTGCTTCTTGAAACCTTAGGGCCCAGGCCTACCTGGGGCAGGGGAGgatagtgggggtgggggaggagatcCCTACAACTGGTTGTTCATCTTCCCCAGCTGCGGCTTGAtgagacccaggaggcagagttccaGGCCCTTCGGCAGCAGCTTCAACAGGAGCTGGAGCTGCTCAACGCTTACCAGAGCAAGATCAAGATCCGCACAGAGAGCCAGCACGAGAGGGAGCTGCGGGAGCTGGAGCAGAGGGTCGCGCTGCGGCGGGCACTGCTGGAGCAGCGGGTAAGgggcccagcctccaggactggggagggagggtgggctCCTGCCCCCGACTCTAACCTCTGTTCCGGATGCCCCAGGTGGAAGAGGAGCTGCTGGCCCTGCAGACAGGACGCTCCGAGCGAATCCGCAGTCTGCTTGAGCGGCAGGCCCGTGAGATCGAGGCCTTCGATGCGGAAAGCATGAGGCTGGGCTTCTCCAGCATGGCTCTGGGGGGCATCCCGGCTGAAGCTGCTGCCCAGGGCTATCCTgctccaccccctgccccagcctggccCTCCCGTCCCGTTCCCCGTTCTGGGGCACACTGGAGCCATGGCCCTCCTCCACCAGGCATGCCCCCTCCAGCCTGGCGTCAGCCGTCTCTGCTGGCTCCCCCAGGCCCCCCAAACTGGCTGGGGCCCCCCACACAAAGTGGGACACCCCGTGGCGGAGCCCTGCTGCTGCTAAGAAACAGCCCCCAGCCCCTGCGGCGGGCAGCCTCGGGGGGCAGTGGCAGTGAGAATGTGGGCCCCCCTGCTGCCGCGGTGCCCGGGCCCCTGAGCCGCAGCACCAGTGTCGCTTCCCACATCCTCAATGGTTCTTCCCACTTCTATTCCTGAGGTGCAGCGGGGAGGAGCAGAtgagctgggcagggcaggggtgggtggagcCTGACCCTGGAGGGCACTGAGCTGGAGGCCCCTGCAAGGGTAGGGGACAAGATGTAGGCTCCAGCTCCCCTCAGACCTCCTCATCTCATGAGCTTCTTGGGGCTGGCCAGTGGCCCAGGGCCAGCTTGGCGATAGGTGCCTCAAGGCTGCCTGGGAGCCCCGCCTCCCTACCATGGTGCCAGGGGTCTCCCTCCGCCACCTAGGAAAGGAGGGAGATGTGCGTGTCAAATATTCATCTAGTcccctgggggaggggaagggtgggTCTAGACATACTATATTCAGAGAACTATACTACCCTCACAGTGAGGCCCTCAGACCTGCCACAGGGCAGAGCAGGTCTGGggcctgaggcagggagaatgagAGGCCACCTTACTGGCAGGAAGGATCAGGATGGGGTCTTGGGGTCAGGATGCCTGGGTCTCTTCCCGTAACTGTCTGACGTCCTGTGCCGTCTtgtcctttatctttttttttttttttttaattgggatcAGGGCTGGGGCGGGGAAACAAGGGAAGGACCTTGGAAGGGGCTGCTCCCAGGCCTGGGGGGCAGTCGTGGGAGCCCCTCTCAGCTGTGGGGCTGGCACAGAGCCCCAGGCAAGCTTTTAATAAACTGTTGGTTATTCTAACAGATCTCAGGACTCACCCTTCTGTCTTTGGTGTGCGTGAAGGACTGCTCAGTGGCCACTGAATAGTACTGCTTGTGTTTTATAAAGAGAATTTATTGGGCTGTGTATCTAAACATTTCAGTGATTTTAATGACTTTAGGTGTGACCAGATCTCGGATCTCAAAGGTGGTCTTCAACCCCTTGACCTCTAATTCGTTTTCTTTGCTTTGACTTCAAAGATTCTTAGGTTTGCCTCCCACACAGACCCCAGGCAGCTCCATGCTCACGAATCTTCCCGCAAGCCTCAGCAGCCAGAGTTCAGTGGAGACCTCATGTGACTGCAGAGGCTGGGCCTGTAGCCAGAGGCCTAGAGGGCTAGGACTGGCCCAGGAGGTATGGGCTTTTCCCCACCCCTTTGAGGCTAACAGCCCATGGACAAAGTGGCTGTTTGCATAAGGGAGAAGGCTTAAGCACTGGCTGCCCTCAAGTCATTCTATCCCTCTCCCAAGTGGGCATTAGGTTATCAGACTAGGCTAAAAGCAGAGGGGCCACGGGGTAGGCGGGCAGC containing:
- the TAOK2 gene encoding serine/threonine-protein kinase TAO2 isoform X8, translating into MPAGGRAGSLKDPDVAELFFKDDPEKLFSDLREIGHGSFGAVYFARDVRNSEVVAIKKMSYSGKQSNEKWQDIIKEVRFLQKLRHPNTIQYRGCYLREHTAWLVMEYCLGSASDLLEVHKKPLQEVEIAAVTHGALQGLAYLHSHNMIHRDVKAGNILLSEPGLVKLGDFGSASIMAPANSFVGTPYWMAPEVILAMDEGQYDGKVDVWSLGITCIELAERKPPLFNMNAMSALYHIAQNESPVLQSGHWSEYFRNFVDSCLQKIPQDRPTSEVLLKHRFVLRERPPTVIMDLIQRTKDAVRELDNLQYRKMKKILFQEAPNGPGAEAPEEEEPTPCSQEAEPYMHRAGTLTSLESSHSVPSMSISASSQSSSVNSLADASDNEEEEEEEEEEEEEEEGPEAREMAMMQEGEHTVTSHSSIIHRLPGSDNLYDDPYQPEITPSPLQPPAAPAPTSTTSSARRRAYCRNRDHFATIRTASLVSRQIQEHEQDSALREQLSGYKRMRRQHQKQLLALESRLRGEREEHSARLQRELEAQRAGFGAEAEKLARRHQAIGEKEARAAQAEERKFQQHILGQQKKELAALLEAQKRTYKLRKEQLKEELQENPSTPKREKAEWLLRQKEQLQQCQAEEEAGLLRRQRQYFELQCRQYKRKMLLARHSLDQDLLREDLNKKQTQKDLECALLLRQHEATRELELRQLQAVQRTRAELTRLQHQTELGNQLEYNKRREQELRQKHAAQVRQQPKSLKKKTNTNKISERNCAFGPGCLCLLCPAA
- the TAOK2 gene encoding serine/threonine-protein kinase TAO2 isoform X9; protein product: MPAGGRAGSLKDPDVAELFFKDDPEKLFSDLREIGHGSFGAVYFARDVRNSEVVAIKKMSYSGKQSNEKWQDIIKEVRFLQKLRHPNTIQYRGCYLREHTAWLVMEYCLGSASDLLEVHKKPLQEVEIAAVTHGALQGLAYLHSHNMIHRDVKAGNILLSEPGLVKLGDFGSASIMAPANSFVGTPYWMAPEVILAMDEGQYDGKVDVWSLGITCIELAERKPPLFNMNAMSALYHIAQNESPVLQSGHWSEYFRNFVDSCLQKIPQDRPTSEVLLKHRFVLRERPPTVIMDLIQRTKDAVRELDNLQYRKMKKILFQEAPNGPGAEAPEEEEEAEPYMHRAGTLTSLESSHSVPSMSISASSQSSSVNSLADASDNEEEEEEEEEEEEEEEGPEAREMAMMQEGEHTVTSHSSIIHRLPGSDNLYDDPYQPEITPSPLQPPAAPAPTSTTSSARRRAYCRNRDHFATIRTASLVSRQIQEHEQDSALREQLSGYKRMRRQHQKQLLALESRLRGEREEHSARLQRELEAQRAGFGAEAEKLARRHQAIGEKEARAAQAEERKFQQHILGQQKKELAALLEAQKRTYKLRKEQLKEELQENPSTPKREKAEWLLRQKEQLQQCQAEEEAGLLRRQRQYFELQCRQYKRKMLLARHSLDQDLLREDLNKKQTQKDLECALLLRQHEATRELELRQLQAVQRTRAELTRLQHQTELGNQLEYNKRREQELRQKHAAQVRQQPKSLKKKTNTNKISERNCAFGPGCLCLLCPAA
- the TAOK2 gene encoding serine/threonine-protein kinase TAO2 isoform X1; its protein translation is MPAGGRAGSLKDPDVAELFFKDDPEKLFSDLREIGHGSFGAVYFARDVRNSEVVAIKKMSYSGKQSNEKWQDIIKEVRFLQKLRHPNTIQYRGCYLREHTAWLVMEYCLGSASDLLEVHKKPLQEVEIAAVTHGALQGLAYLHSHNMIHRDVKAGNILLSEPGLVKLGDFGSASIMAPANSFVGTPYWMAPEVILAMDEGQYDGKVDVWSLGITCIELAERKPPLFNMNAMSALYHIAQNESPVLQSGHWSEYFRNFVDSCLQKIPQDRPTSEVLLKHRFVLRERPPTVIMDLIQRTKDAVRELDNLQYRKMKKILFQEAPNGPGAEAPEEEEQPTPCSQEAEPYMHRAGTLTSLESSHSVPSMSISASSQSSSVNSLADASDNEEEEEEEEEEEEEEEGPEAREMAMMQEGEHTVTSHSSIIHRLPGSDNLYDDPYQPEITPSPLQPPAAPAPTSTTSSARRRAYCRNRDHFATIRTASLVSRQIQEHEQDSALREQLSGYKRMRRQHQKQLLALESRLRGEREEHSARLQRELEAQRAGFGAEAEKLARRHQAIGEKEARAAQAEERKFQQHILGQQKKELAALLEAQKRTYKLRKEQLKEELQENPSTPKREKAEWLLRQKEQLQQCQAEEEAGLLRRQRQYFELQCRQYKRKMLLARHSLDQDLLREDLNKKQTQKDLECALLLRQHEATRELELRQLQAVQRTRAELTRLQHQTELGNQLEYNKRREQELRQKHAAQVRQQPKSLKVRAGQRPPGLPLPIPGALGPPNTGTPIEQQPCSPGQEAVLDQRMLGEEEEAVGERRILGKEGATLEPKQQRILGEESGAPSPSPQKHGSLVDEEVWGLPEEIEELRVPSLVPQERSIVGQEEAGTWSLWGKEDESLLDEEFELGWVQGPALTPVPEEEEEEEEGAPIGTPRDPGDGCPSPDIPPEPPPTHLRPCPASQLPGLLSHGLLAGLSFAVGSSSGLLPLLLLLLLPLLAAQGGGGLQAALLALEVGLVGLGASYLLLCTALHLPSSLFLLLAQGTALGAVLGLSWRRGLMGVPLGLGAAWLLAWPGLALPLVAMAAGGRWVRQQGPRVRRGISRLWLRVLLRLSPMAFRALQGCGAVGDRGLFALYPKTNKDGFRSRLPVPGPRRRNPRTTQHPLALLARVWVLCKGWNWRLARASQGLASHLPPWAIHTLASWGLLRGERPTRIPRLLPRSQRQLGPPASRQPLPGTLAGRRSRTRQSRALPPWR
- the TAOK2 gene encoding serine/threonine-protein kinase TAO2 isoform X2: MPAGGRAGSLKDPDVAELFFKDDPEKLFSDLREIGHGSFGAVYFARDVRNSEVVAIKKMSYSGKQSNEKWQDIIKEVRFLQKLRHPNTIQYRGCYLREHTAWLVMEYCLGSASDLLEVHKKPLQEVEIAAVTHGALQGLAYLHSHNMIHRDVKAGNILLSEPGLVKLGDFGSASIMAPANSFVGTPYWMAPEVILAMDEGQYDGKVDVWSLGITCIELAERKPPLFNMNAMSALYHIAQNESPVLQSGHWSEYFRNFVDSCLQKIPQDRPTSEVLLKHRFVLRERPPTVIMDLIQRTKDAVRELDNLQYRKMKKILFQEAPNGPGAEAPEEEEPTPCSQEAEPYMHRAGTLTSLESSHSVPSMSISASSQSSSVNSLADASDNEEEEEEEEEEEEEEEGPEAREMAMMQEGEHTVTSHSSIIHRLPGSDNLYDDPYQPEITPSPLQPPAAPAPTSTTSSARRRAYCRNRDHFATIRTASLVSRQIQEHEQDSALREQLSGYKRMRRQHQKQLLALESRLRGEREEHSARLQRELEAQRAGFGAEAEKLARRHQAIGEKEARAAQAEERKFQQHILGQQKKELAALLEAQKRTYKLRKEQLKEELQENPSTPKREKAEWLLRQKEQLQQCQAEEEAGLLRRQRQYFELQCRQYKRKMLLARHSLDQDLLREDLNKKQTQKDLECALLLRQHEATRELELRQLQAVQRTRAELTRLQHQTELGNQLEYNKRREQELRQKHAAQVRQQPKSLKVRAGQRPPGLPLPIPGALGPPNTGTPIEQQPCSPGQEAVLDQRMLGEEEEAVGERRILGKEGATLEPKQQRILGEESGAPSPSPQKHGSLVDEEVWGLPEEIEELRVPSLVPQERSIVGQEEAGTWSLWGKEDESLLDEEFELGWVQGPALTPVPEEEEEEEEGAPIGTPRDPGDGCPSPDIPPEPPPTHLRPCPASQLPGLLSHGLLAGLSFAVGSSSGLLPLLLLLLLPLLAAQGGGGLQAALLALEVGLVGLGASYLLLCTALHLPSSLFLLLAQGTALGAVLGLSWRRGLMGVPLGLGAAWLLAWPGLALPLVAMAAGGRWVRQQGPRVRRGISRLWLRVLLRLSPMAFRALQGCGAVGDRGLFALYPKTNKDGFRSRLPVPGPRRRNPRTTQHPLALLARVWVLCKGWNWRLARASQGLASHLPPWAIHTLASWGLLRGERPTRIPRLLPRSQRQLGPPASRQPLPGTLAGRRSRTRQSRALPPWR
- the TAOK2 gene encoding serine/threonine-protein kinase TAO2 isoform X5, with product MPAGGRAGSLKDPDVAELFFKDDPEKLFSDLREIGHGSFGAVYFARDVRNSEVVAIKKMSYSGKQSNEKWQDIIKEVRFLQKLRHPNTIQYRGCYLREHTAWLVMEYCLGSASDLLEVHKKPLQEVEIAAVTHGALQGLAYLHSHNMIHRDVKAGNILLSEPGLVKLGDFGSASIMAPANSFVGTPYWMAPEVILAMDEGQYDGKVDVWSLGITCIELAERKPPLFNMNAMSALYHIAQNESPVLQSGHWSEYFRNFVDSCLQKIPQDRPTSEVLLKHRFVLRERPPTVIMDLIQRTKDAVRELDNLQYRKMKKILFQEAPNGPGAEAPEEEEQPTPCSQEAEPYMHRAGTLTSLESSHSVPSMSISASSQSSSVNSLADASDNEEEEEEEEEEEEEEEGPEAREMAMMQEGEHTVTSHSSIIHRLPGSDNLYDDPYQPEITPSPLQPPAAPAPTSTTSSARRRAYCRNRDHFATIRTASLVSRQIQEHEQDSALREQLSGYKRMRRQHQKQLLALESRLRGEREEHSARLQRELEAQRAGFGAEAEKLARRHQAIGEKEARAAQAEERKFQQHILGQQKKELAALLEAQKRTYKLRKEQLKEELQENPSTPKREKAEWLLRQKEQLQQCQAEEEAGLLRRQRQYFELQCRQYKRKMLLARHSLDQDLLREDLNKKQTQKDLECALLLRQHEATRELELRQLQAVQRTRAELTRLQHQTELGNQLEYNKRREQELRQKHAAQVRQQPKSLKSKELQIKKQFQETCKIQTRQYKALRAHLLETTPKAQHKSLLKRLKEEQTRKLAILAEQYDQSISEMLSSQAVVSSILLSQRFREHLEHMCKYTWGIDSAV